A single genomic interval of Bradyrhizobium japonicum USDA 6 harbors:
- the uvrA gene encoding excinuclease ABC subunit UvrA has protein sequence MDDKVYKLEQGAGRSSPGFVRVRGAREHNLKNVDVDIPRDALVVFTGVSGSGKSSLAFGTLYAEAQRRYLESVSPYARRLFHQMAVPEVDEVEGLPPAVALQQQRGSPTTRSSVGSVTTLSNLFRMLYSRAGDYPKSQPLLYAESFSPNSAEGACPRCHGLGRVYDVTEGSMVPDDTLTIRERAVAAWPTAWHGQNLRDILTTLGYDVDTPWRELPKKDRNWILFTDEQPTVPVYAGYDLKEVQRALRRKEEPSYQGTFTGARRYVMETFANTTSAMMKKRVSQYMLSTECSACHGKRLKPEALSVKFAGMDIADMARVPLKQLAALMRPYCGGKAGRKEAHPEKAIVVQRIAQDLSARLFVLLDLGLGYLTLERSTPTLSPGELQRLRLATQVRSNLFGVVYVLDEPSAGLHPSDTEALLRALDRLKAAGNSLFVVEHELDVMRHADWIVDVGPDAGRHGGEILYNGRIDGLKSVARSRTAKYLFGQAVPPQQKQRSPQAWLKLRGVTRNNLRGIDVAFPLGVLTTVTGVSGSGKSSLVSQFLVEALGAHFGQSHASDKDGEDVLERAPVETSSGKITEGLDRLKRLVVVDQKPIGRTPRSNLATYTDLFDDVRKLFAQTKEARRRRFGAGRFSFNLPKGRCPNCQGEGFVCVELLFLPSVYAPCPECQGARYNKETLQIKLDGKSIADVLGMTVDEAHAFFADDSYIARSLDVIRQVGLGYIRLGQPATELSGGEAQRVKLATELQRTQRAGSIYVLDEPTTGLHPSDVEKLIIQLNGLVEAGSTVIVVEHDMSVVAASDWVIDIGPGAGDEGGQVVAAGPPAEIARRKSSRTAPYLARALDEHRLR, from the coding sequence ATGGACGACAAGGTTTACAAGCTGGAGCAGGGCGCCGGGCGATCGTCTCCCGGATTTGTCAGGGTGCGCGGTGCGCGCGAGCACAATCTGAAGAACGTGGACGTCGACATCCCGCGCGATGCGCTGGTGGTGTTCACCGGCGTCTCCGGCTCGGGAAAATCATCGCTGGCCTTCGGGACGCTGTATGCGGAGGCGCAGCGGCGATATCTGGAATCCGTTTCGCCCTACGCCCGGCGCCTGTTCCACCAGATGGCCGTGCCAGAGGTCGATGAGGTCGAGGGCCTGCCGCCGGCGGTGGCGCTCCAGCAGCAGCGGGGATCGCCGACCACGCGATCCAGCGTCGGCAGCGTCACGACGCTGTCAAACCTGTTTCGGATGCTCTATTCGCGCGCCGGCGACTATCCAAAGTCGCAGCCGCTGTTGTACGCCGAGTCCTTCTCCCCCAATTCGGCGGAGGGAGCCTGTCCCAGGTGTCATGGCCTCGGCCGCGTCTACGACGTGACCGAAGGCTCGATGGTGCCCGACGACACGCTCACCATCCGCGAGCGCGCCGTCGCGGCCTGGCCGACAGCCTGGCACGGTCAGAACCTGCGCGATATCCTAACGACGCTCGGCTACGACGTCGACACGCCTTGGCGCGAGCTTCCCAAGAAGGACCGCAACTGGATCCTGTTCACGGACGAGCAGCCCACGGTCCCGGTCTATGCCGGCTACGATCTCAAGGAGGTCCAGCGGGCGCTGCGTCGCAAGGAAGAGCCGAGCTATCAGGGCACTTTCACCGGCGCCCGGCGCTACGTTATGGAGACGTTCGCCAACACGACCAGCGCGATGATGAAGAAGCGCGTTTCGCAATACATGCTGAGCACTGAGTGCTCCGCCTGCCACGGCAAGCGGCTCAAGCCGGAGGCGCTGTCTGTCAAGTTTGCCGGGATGGATATCGCCGACATGGCGCGTGTTCCGTTGAAGCAACTGGCCGCGCTGATGCGGCCTTATTGCGGGGGCAAGGCCGGCCGGAAGGAGGCTCACCCGGAGAAAGCCATCGTCGTACAGCGGATCGCGCAGGACTTGAGCGCGCGACTTTTTGTGCTGCTCGACCTCGGCCTCGGCTATCTCACGCTTGAGCGGAGCACGCCCACCTTGTCCCCGGGCGAGCTCCAGCGTCTGCGTCTGGCGACGCAAGTGCGCTCTAATCTGTTCGGCGTGGTCTATGTGCTCGACGAACCGTCCGCCGGGCTCCATCCATCCGACACCGAGGCGCTGCTCCGCGCGCTCGACAGGCTGAAGGCGGCCGGCAACTCCCTCTTCGTCGTCGAGCACGAGCTTGATGTCATGCGCCATGCCGATTGGATCGTCGACGTCGGACCGGACGCAGGCCGGCATGGCGGCGAAATCCTCTACAACGGTCGCATCGACGGGCTGAAGTCCGTCGCGAGATCGCGCACTGCGAAATACCTGTTCGGTCAGGCCGTTCCGCCACAGCAAAAGCAGCGCTCGCCGCAGGCTTGGCTCAAGCTGCGCGGTGTCACGCGCAACAATCTCAGGGGGATCGACGTCGCATTCCCGCTGGGTGTGCTGACGACGGTCACCGGCGTATCCGGCTCGGGCAAGTCCAGCCTGGTCAGCCAGTTCCTCGTCGAGGCGCTGGGCGCGCATTTTGGACAATCGCATGCGTCCGACAAAGACGGCGAAGACGTCCTTGAACGCGCGCCGGTCGAGACCTCGAGCGGCAAGATCACCGAAGGGCTCGATCGCCTGAAGCGGCTGGTGGTCGTGGACCAGAAGCCGATCGGACGGACGCCTCGCTCCAATCTGGCGACGTACACCGATCTTTTCGACGACGTGCGAAAGCTATTCGCGCAGACGAAAGAGGCGCGCCGGCGGCGGTTCGGTGCCGGGCGGTTCTCCTTCAACCTGCCGAAGGGCCGCTGCCCGAATTGCCAGGGAGAAGGTTTTGTCTGCGTCGAACTGCTGTTCCTGCCGAGCGTCTATGCGCCATGCCCGGAGTGCCAGGGCGCGCGCTACAACAAGGAGACGCTCCAGATCAAGCTCGACGGCAAATCCATTGCCGACGTGCTCGGAATGACCGTCGATGAGGCGCACGCGTTCTTCGCCGACGACAGCTACATTGCGAGGTCGCTCGATGTGATCCGGCAGGTCGGGCTTGGATACATCCGCCTCGGTCAGCCGGCAACGGAGCTGTCCGGCGGTGAGGCGCAGCGGGTCAAGCTTGCCACTGAGCTTCAGCGCACCCAGCGGGCGGGCAGCATCTATGTCCTCGATGAGCCGACCACGGGCCTGCATCCCTCGGATGTCGAGAAGCTGATTATACAGTTGAACGGATTGGTGGAGGCGGGAAGCACCGTGATCGTCGTGGAGCACGACATGAGCGTCGTGGCCGCGAGCGATTGGGTGATCGACATTGGGCCGGGCGCCGGCGATGAGGGCGGGCAGGTCGTCGCAGCGGGGCCACCGGCAGAGATCGCGCGGCGCAAGTCGAGCCGCACGGCGCCGTATCTCGCGCGGGCGCTGGACGAGCATCGATTGCGATGA